One genomic region from Uloborus diversus isolate 005 chromosome 2, Udiv.v.3.1, whole genome shotgun sequence encodes:
- the LOC129216183 gene encoding heterogeneous nuclear ribonucleoprotein D-like isoform X3, translating into MPLSSIGIPLCLEQDDFCKPQWKLFVGGISWDTDQKDLKEYFSKFGEVSDVTIKTDPATGKSRGFGFITFATEETVDNVLKNVPHTIKGKQIDPKRAKVRPGIKKIFVGGLDNDYPEADIKAYFEKYGKVENVELPFDKVKNQRRQFCFVTFETEQACETACKQSKQKIGNKECDVKKATNKPDPRMAGRGGPGGSWGPGFAGRGARGGRGAPRGRGGPGFSQPQGWTAPGGYAGGYGGQGYGYNQGYGSGYGNYGSYDYGYGSNYGSGYGNYDYSGWGGYNQPSGYNSTGYSQQPSNYGKAPRRGAATGGTTNAYHPYSR; encoded by the exons ATGCCTTTGTCTTCAATAGGTATTCCCTTGTGTCTTGAACAAGATGACTTCTGCAAGCCACAATG GAAACTCTTTGTTGGTGGAATAAGCTGGGATACTGATCAGA aggatttaaaagaatatttctcCAAGTTTGGAGAGGTATCAGATGTTACAATCAAAACTGATCCAGCAACTGGAAAGTCAAGGGGCTTTGGATTTATAACTTTTGCTACTGAAGAAACTGTTGATAAT GTATTGAAAAATGTGCCACATACAATTAAAGGAAAGCAAATCGATCCAAAAAGAGCAAAAGTAAGGCCTGGAATTAAGAAGATATTTGTGGGTGGTTTGGATAATGATTATCCAGAAGCTGATATAAAAGCTTACTTTGAGAAATATGGAAAG GTGGAGAATGTAGAACTGCCTTTCGACAAAGTAAAAAATCAACGTAGACAGTTTTGTTTTGTGACATTTGAAACTGAGCAGGCTTGTGAAACTGCCTGCAAGCAATCAAAACAGAAGATCGGCAATAAAGAATGTGATGTAAAGAAAGCTACAAATAAACCAGATCCTAGAATGGCAGGTCGAGGTGGACCAGGGGGATCATGGGGTCCCGGATTTGCTGGACGGGGTGCTCGTGGTGGCAGAGGAGCTCCAAGAGGTCGAGGAG GACCTGGATTTTCACAACCTCAAGGATGGACTGCTCCAGGTGGTTATGCTGGAGGCTATGGTGGACAAGGTTATGGTTATAATCAAGGTTATGGCAGCGGCTACGGCAATTACGGAAGTTATGATTATGGATATGGAAGTAATTATGGCAGTGGATATGGCAATTATGATTACAGTGGATGGGGAGGCTATAATCAGCCTAGCGGATATAATAGTACTGGTTATA GCCAGCAACCTAGTAATTATGGGAAGGCACCACGACGCGGAGCTGCCACTGGAGGCACCACTAATGCTTATCACCCATATAGCCGTTAA
- the LOC129216183 gene encoding heterogeneous nuclear ribonucleoprotein D-like isoform X1, whose translation MASDGQQYNEENFADDQQYSEYNEQNYTEGMEGGAGDQNQEMNGTSNESLPPKSATDEDRKLFVGGISWDTDQKDLKEYFSKFGEVSDVTIKTDPATGKSRGFGFITFATEETVDNVLKNVPHTIKGKQIDPKRAKVRPGIKKIFVGGLDNDYPEADIKAYFEKYGKVENVELPFDKVKNQRRQFCFVTFETEQACETACKQSKQKIGNKECDVKKATNKPDPRMAGRGGPGGSWGPGFAGRGARGGRGAPRGRGGPGFSQPQGWTAPGGYAGGYGGQGYGYNQGYGSGYGNYGSYDYGYGSNYGSGYGNYDYSGWGGYNQPSGYNSTGYSQQPSNYGKAPRRGAATGGTTNAYHPYSR comes from the exons ATGGCTTCTGACGGGCAACAATATAACGAAGAAAATTTTGCTGATGATCAACAGTATTCTGAATATAACGAGCAAAACTATACGGAAGGTATGGAAGGAGGGGCCGGGGACCAGAATCAAGAAATGAATGGTACTAGTAATGAGTCTTTGCCTCCAAAATCAGCAACAGATGAAGACAG GAAACTCTTTGTTGGTGGAATAAGCTGGGATACTGATCAGA aggatttaaaagaatatttctcCAAGTTTGGAGAGGTATCAGATGTTACAATCAAAACTGATCCAGCAACTGGAAAGTCAAGGGGCTTTGGATTTATAACTTTTGCTACTGAAGAAACTGTTGATAAT GTATTGAAAAATGTGCCACATACAATTAAAGGAAAGCAAATCGATCCAAAAAGAGCAAAAGTAAGGCCTGGAATTAAGAAGATATTTGTGGGTGGTTTGGATAATGATTATCCAGAAGCTGATATAAAAGCTTACTTTGAGAAATATGGAAAG GTGGAGAATGTAGAACTGCCTTTCGACAAAGTAAAAAATCAACGTAGACAGTTTTGTTTTGTGACATTTGAAACTGAGCAGGCTTGTGAAACTGCCTGCAAGCAATCAAAACAGAAGATCGGCAATAAAGAATGTGATGTAAAGAAAGCTACAAATAAACCAGATCCTAGAATGGCAGGTCGAGGTGGACCAGGGGGATCATGGGGTCCCGGATTTGCTGGACGGGGTGCTCGTGGTGGCAGAGGAGCTCCAAGAGGTCGAGGAG GACCTGGATTTTCACAACCTCAAGGATGGACTGCTCCAGGTGGTTATGCTGGAGGCTATGGTGGACAAGGTTATGGTTATAATCAAGGTTATGGCAGCGGCTACGGCAATTACGGAAGTTATGATTATGGATATGGAAGTAATTATGGCAGTGGATATGGCAATTATGATTACAGTGGATGGGGAGGCTATAATCAGCCTAGCGGATATAATAGTACTGGTTATA GCCAGCAACCTAGTAATTATGGGAAGGCACCACGACGCGGAGCTGCCACTGGAGGCACCACTAATGCTTATCACCCATATAGCCGTTAA
- the LOC129216183 gene encoding RNA-binding protein squid-like isoform X2 — translation MASDGQQYNEENFADDQQYSEYNEQNYTEGMEGGAGDQNQEMNGTSNESLPPKSATDEDRKLFVGGISWDTDQKDLKEYFSKFGEVSDVTIKTDPATGKSRGFGFITFATEETVDNVLKNVPHTIKGKQIDPKRAKVRPGIKKIFVGGLDNDYPEADIKAYFEKYGKVENVELPFDKVKNQRRQFCFVTFETEQACETACKQSKQKIGNKECDVKKATNKPDPRMAGRGGPGGSWGPGFAGRGARGGRGAPRGRGGPGFSQPQGWTAPGGYAGGYGGQGYGYNQGYGSGYGNYGSYDYGYGSNYGSGYGNYDYSGWGGYNQPSGYNSTGYRFK, via the exons ATGGCTTCTGACGGGCAACAATATAACGAAGAAAATTTTGCTGATGATCAACAGTATTCTGAATATAACGAGCAAAACTATACGGAAGGTATGGAAGGAGGGGCCGGGGACCAGAATCAAGAAATGAATGGTACTAGTAATGAGTCTTTGCCTCCAAAATCAGCAACAGATGAAGACAG GAAACTCTTTGTTGGTGGAATAAGCTGGGATACTGATCAGA aggatttaaaagaatatttctcCAAGTTTGGAGAGGTATCAGATGTTACAATCAAAACTGATCCAGCAACTGGAAAGTCAAGGGGCTTTGGATTTATAACTTTTGCTACTGAAGAAACTGTTGATAAT GTATTGAAAAATGTGCCACATACAATTAAAGGAAAGCAAATCGATCCAAAAAGAGCAAAAGTAAGGCCTGGAATTAAGAAGATATTTGTGGGTGGTTTGGATAATGATTATCCAGAAGCTGATATAAAAGCTTACTTTGAGAAATATGGAAAG GTGGAGAATGTAGAACTGCCTTTCGACAAAGTAAAAAATCAACGTAGACAGTTTTGTTTTGTGACATTTGAAACTGAGCAGGCTTGTGAAACTGCCTGCAAGCAATCAAAACAGAAGATCGGCAATAAAGAATGTGATGTAAAGAAAGCTACAAATAAACCAGATCCTAGAATGGCAGGTCGAGGTGGACCAGGGGGATCATGGGGTCCCGGATTTGCTGGACGGGGTGCTCGTGGTGGCAGAGGAGCTCCAAGAGGTCGAGGAG GACCTGGATTTTCACAACCTCAAGGATGGACTGCTCCAGGTGGTTATGCTGGAGGCTATGGTGGACAAGGTTATGGTTATAATCAAGGTTATGGCAGCGGCTACGGCAATTACGGAAGTTATGATTATGGATATGGAAGTAATTATGGCAGTGGATATGGCAATTATGATTACAGTGGATGGGGAGGCTATAATCAGCCTAGCGGATATAATAGTACTGGTTATA GGTTTAAATGA